From Longimicrobiales bacterium:
TGCTGGCACTCGCACTGCCCGCACCCCTTTCCGCGCAGGCGACGTCCGCCACCGTACCACCCGCCCGCGATCCACGCATCCGCGCCATCGCCGAAGCACCGCAGGCGGACCGGATCGAGCGTGACATCCGGACGCTCGTCGGGTTCGGCACCCGCAGCACGCTCTCGGACACGCTCTCCGATACACGCGGCATCGGCGCGGCCCGCCGCTGGATCAAGGCGGAGTTCGACCGCATCTCCGCCGCGTGCGGCGGCTGCCTCGAGGTCGGCTACCAGCGCATGCTCGTAAAGGGGGACCCGGAGAGCCGGATCAAGGAGGACACCTGGGTCGTCAGCGTGGTCGCCATCCAGCGCGGCGCGACCATGCCGGACCGCTACGTCATCATGAGCGGCGACATCGATTCGCGCGTCTCCGACGTGATGGACGCGACCTCGGAGAACCCCGGCGCGAACGACAACGCCAGCGGGATGGCCGGCGTGCTCGAGGCCGCACGCGTCCTCTCGCAGTACGACTTCGACAAGTCCATCGTCTATGCCGGGCTCTCGGGTGAAGAGCAGGGTCTGTTCGGCGGGCAGCACATGGCCGACGTCGCCGTGCAGGAGGGCTGGATCATCGAGGCCGTCCTCAACAACGACATGATCGGCAACATCCAGGGCGTCAATGGCGTCATCGACAACACCAGCTTCCGCGTCTTCTCCGAGCCGACGCCGGTCACGGAGACGGAGCGCGCGCGCCAGCGCCGCCGCTTCACCGGCGGCGAGGTGGATGGGCCGTCGCGACAGCTCGCACGCTACGTCGATCGCATCACCGGGATGTACTTCACCAACCTCGACGCCATGATGATCTACCGTCTCGACCGGTTCGGTCGCGGCGGCCACCACCGCCCGTTCAACGATCGCGGCTTCCCGGGCGTGCGCATCATGGAGACCAACGAGAACTACAACCGGCAGCACCAGGACCTGCGCACCGAGAACGGCGTGGAGTACGGCGACGTGATCGAGTGGGTCGACTTCGATTATGCCGCGAAGCTGACCGGCGTCAATGCGGCCGTCCTCGCGGCCCTCGCCTGGGCGCCCGCGCCACCGCAGAACGTGCGCATCAGCGGCGCCGTACGGCCGTCGACGACGTTGGAGTGGGAAGCGTCCCCCGGACCCAACGTCGCGGGCTACAAGGTCTACTGGCGCCTGACCACCGAACCGCAGTGGACCGACTGGGTCTGGGTCGGCAACGTCAACGAGCACACGCTCGAGAACGTGGTGATCGACAACTACCTGTTCGGTGTGGCGGCCGTGGCGCCAAACGGCAACGAGAGCGTGGTGGTGTTTCCGGGAAGCTGATCTCGTTTTTCTTCACACAGAGGTCACTGAGGGGCACCGCGGACACAGAGGTTTGTCGCGGTGCTCCTTTTCACGCGGGCTCCTCCTTTTCACGCAGAGACGCGGAGGAGCGGAGACGCAGGGTCTAACTTAGAGGTGCTGCGTCCGGATCCTCGCGCAGCGCTCTTTTTTTGGTTTGCGGTTCCGTTGCGTGTGCACTACCCGGGTGGAGTGCACTTCAAGAAGATGAAGCAAGCCGGCGTCGCACGTTCGGATCCACGAGAGCGCCCTCTGCGCCTCTGCTCCTCTGCGGCTCTGCGTGAAAACGAGCACCTCCGAAACACCTCTGTGTCCGCTGTGCCCCTCCGTGACCTCCGTGTGAAAACCTCCAGAGGACGAAAAAAACTACCGCTGACCCATCTCCCCAGCCCGCCGCAACCCGTACTGCATGGCGACCGGCCCGATCAGCTCGTGGATCGCGACCATCGACACGAACAGCGTGCGCAGCTCCGCGCCCCATTCCGGGAAGGCCCGTCCCGCGATCACGACCATGCCGAGTGTGACGCCGGCCTGCGAGATGAAGCCGAGCCAGGCATAGCGCTGCACTTCCGGCTCGGCGCCGGCCATGCGGGCGCCCGCAACCGTTCCCCCGAAGATCGCCGCAGCGCGCAGCCCGACGAACAGCAGCGCGAACATCCACAGTTCGCGCAGCTCGCCGATGTGGATGCTGGCGCCGGCGAGGGCGAAGAAGAGGGCGTAGAGCGGCAGCGAGTTGCGGTGCACGCCGTCGACGAAGGGATCGGCCTCGACGGGGCTGATGTTCTCCAGGAAGAATCCCGCGGTGAGCGAGACGAGCAGGATCTCGAGGTGGAGCTCGCGTGCGAGCGTCGCATTGATGAACGCGACGGCGAACGTGAACAGCACGATGTTGGTGCCGACGCGGCGCAGGTAGACCGAGATCAGCCAGCCGATGATGGCGCCCGCGACGATGGAGCCGCCGATCTCGCGGCCGATGTCGAAGAAGAACGCAGTGTCGAAGCCCACGCCTTCGGCGACGAGCGTGCGCGCGACCGAGAGTGCGATCGCGAACAGCACGATCACGACGACATCCTTGATCACGGTTACGCTCAGGATCGTCGTCGTGACGGGACCGGCCGAGCGCGTGTCGTTGATCACGGCGATCGCGACCGACGGAGAGTTCGCGATGGCGATGCTTCCGAGGATCAGGGCGATCGCGCCGACCTCGATGACTGGCAGGCCGGCGGTGAACGGCAGCACGCTCTGCAGCAGCAGGACCGTACCCGCGACGACCACGAATACGGCGGCCATCTCGAAGGACATGATCGAGAGGATCGCGCGCATCCGCTCGCGCAGCTCGCTCAGCCGCAGCTCGGCGCCCGCGGACAGCGCGATCAGGCTGATCGCGAGGTCATCGATCAGGCGGAGCTGTGCGATGTCGCGCTCGGTGACCAGCCCCAGCACGCCCGGGCCCGCGACGAGGCCGAGCAGGATGTAGCCGGTGATGCGGGGCAGCCCCACGCCGTTGAGGATGCGGCCGGCGACGAAGGAGCTGAGGAGCAGGAAGCCGAGCGCGAGGGTCGCGAGGATCGGCGCGGGCCGGCTGCCCACCAGGCCGAGCCCCTCGCGCAGCAGCAGCATGAACGCGAGGATGACCACGAGCGTGAAGGCACGCTGGATCGTCGCCCGGGCCGGCTCCGTCGCCTGCGTCGATTCCGCGGCGGTCATGCGGGAGGGTAGGCGCCGCTCCTGCCTCCGGCAAGGTCGTCTTCCGCACCCAGGCGCCAGCAGCGCAGCACCTCCGCGACGCTCCATGCCTGCGCCACGCAACCTCGTCCCGTGTACGGCTCCTCGGCGTCGAAGATCTCCGCGATGCTGCCGACACCGAAGTCATCCAGGTGCTGGATCAATCCCCGGAGCAGCGCGCGCGTTTCGTACGCGCGCTCGGGGTGCACGCGGCGCCACGCACTGATGTAGGGGCCGATCAGCCAGCCCCACACGGTTCCCTGGTGGTACGCGGCATCGCGCGCGCGCAGGTCGCCCCAGTAGCGGGAGGCGTAGCCCGGTGAGCCCGGCGCGAGCGAGCGCAGCCCCACGGGCGTCAGCAGCTCGCGTGATACGACGTCGAGCACCTGCGTCCAGCGCGACTCGTCGAGCACGGCATGCGGCAGGGAAATCGAGAACACCTGGTTCGGCCGCAGCGCCGCGTCGTCGCCGTTCTCGCCGTCCACGACGTCGTACAGGTAGCCGCCCTCGTCGAACCAGAACCGTTCGTTGAACGATGTGCGCGTGCGCTCGGCCGCGGCGCCGAGTCGATCCGCTGCGTCGGTGTTGCCCGCTTCTCGCTCCCACCCCTCCAGCAGCCGCTGGGCGTTGTACCACAGCGCATTGATCTCCACCGCCTTGCCACGCCTGGGCGTCACCACCCAGTCGTCTACCTTGGCGTCCATCCAGGTGAGCTGGTAACCCGCTTCGCCCTGCCGCAGCAGCCCGTCCACCGGGTCCACGCCTATGCCGAAGCGCGTGCCGCGCATGTGGTGCTGCACGATGTCGCGCAGCACCGGGAGCAGGCGCTCGAGCGTGTCGCGGTCACGGCTCGCCTGAACGTAGCGATCGATCGCGTGGAAGAACCACATCGTCGCATCGGCGGTGTGGTAGAGTCCTTCCGTCGCGTGGTCCGGGAACATGTTGGGAATCAGCCCGTCCCGGACATGGCTCGCGAACGTGCGCAGGATGTAACCGGCCTCGCGCCGGCGTCCCGTCGAGAGTGTCAGTCCTTCCAGCGAGATCATCGTGTCGCGGCCCCAGTCCGTGAACCAGTGGTAGCCGGCGATGATCGTGCGCGCCTCGTCGCCCGCCGCGTGCGCACGCGCCAGCTCACCGGCGCGCGTCGCGGGCCTGACGATGAACTGGTCCGCCGCAAGCACGAGGTGACCGGCGATCGCGTCGTCGGGCGGAACCTGCGCGAGCTGGATCAGCCGGTCGCGCCGCTGCAGCTCGGCCTCGATCACGTCGTCTGCCCGGAGGTCCTGTACCGATTCGTACGGCTCCGTCGAGGCGATCAGCATGACCTCGCCGCCCGGCTCGATCGGCGCCCGGAAGTAGCCGGGTGTCCACAGCTCGCCATGGTCACGAAAGCCGCGGTTCGCCTCCACCCGGTAGAGCAGCTCGTTGACGCGTCGCTCCTCCTGCACGAGCAGTGCATCGCGGCAGAGGAGTCGGAGCGGCGGATGCGGACCGCCGCCGATCAGGCGGAACCGGTGATCACCGTCCGCCAGGATCGTGTGCGGCTCGAGCAGCGGGGCGCTCACCGGATCCTCGTGTCCGCGGAAATGCGCAAAGGGATGCAGCCGCAGTGTGGCGTTCCCCGGCCCCTCGAGCAGCCGGTACACGATGCAGGTCGTGTTCTGCCCGTGGGGCATCAGCACGCGTCGTTCGATGCGGTAGCCCTGGATGTCGAAATCCCAGATCGGCAGCCCCGCCTCGAGACGGAAGGCGACCAGGTAGTCGGACGCCGGAACCTCGGTTGCACTCGCCGATTCCGTAGCGCCGAACGGGATCACCGTTCGATCCTCGAGCTCCAGCTCTTCCCACAGGTGGTTCAACATCACCGAGC
This genomic window contains:
- a CDS encoding M28 family peptidase; this translates as MARLGTATLLLALALPAPLSAQATSATVPPARDPRIRAIAEAPQADRIERDIRTLVGFGTRSTLSDTLSDTRGIGAARRWIKAEFDRISAACGGCLEVGYQRMLVKGDPESRIKEDTWVVSVVAIQRGATMPDRYVIMSGDIDSRVSDVMDATSENPGANDNASGMAGVLEAARVLSQYDFDKSIVYAGLSGEEQGLFGGQHMADVAVQEGWIIEAVLNNDMIGNIQGVNGVIDNTSFRVFSEPTPVTETERARQRRRFTGGEVDGPSRQLARYVDRITGMYFTNLDAMMIYRLDRFGRGGHHRPFNDRGFPGVRIMETNENYNRQHQDLRTENGVEYGDVIEWVDFDYAAKLTGVNAAVLAALAWAPAPPQNVRISGAVRPSTTLEWEASPGPNVAGYKVYWRLTTEPQWTDWVWVGNVNEHTLENVVIDNYLFGVAAVAPNGNESVVVFPGS
- a CDS encoding cation:proton antiporter, whose product is MTAAESTQATEPARATIQRAFTLVVILAFMLLLREGLGLVGSRPAPILATLALGFLLLSSFVAGRILNGVGLPRITGYILLGLVAGPGVLGLVTERDIAQLRLIDDLAISLIALSAGAELRLSELRERMRAILSIMSFEMAAVFVVVAGTVLLLQSVLPFTAGLPVIEVGAIALILGSIAIANSPSVAIAVINDTRSAGPVTTTILSVTVIKDVVVIVLFAIALSVARTLVAEGVGFDTAFFFDIGREIGGSIVAGAIIGWLISVYLRRVGTNIVLFTFAVAFINATLARELHLEILLVSLTAGFFLENISPVEADPFVDGVHRNSLPLYALFFALAGASIHIGELRELWMFALLFVGLRAAAIFGGTVAGARMAGAEPEVQRYAWLGFISQAGVTLGMVVIAGRAFPEWGAELRTLFVSMVAIHELIGPVAMQYGLRRAGEMGQR
- a CDS encoding amylo-alpha-1,6-glucosidase, with amino-acid sequence MSSTVERMHRCQIRRPLTLEPGSGPEPLLEREWLVTNGLGGYASTTIAGALTRRYHGLLVAALPAPLGRSVMLNHLWEELELEDRTVIPFGATESASATEVPASDYLVAFRLEAGLPIWDFDIQGYRIERRVLMPHGQNTTCIVYRLLEGPGNATLRLHPFAHFRGHEDPVSAPLLEPHTILADGDHRFRLIGGGPHPPLRLLCRDALLVQEERRVNELLYRVEANRGFRDHGELWTPGYFRAPIEPGGEVMLIASTEPYESVQDLRADDVIEAELQRRDRLIQLAQVPPDDAIAGHLVLAADQFIVRPATRAGELARAHAAGDEARTIIAGYHWFTDWGRDTMISLEGLTLSTGRRREAGYILRTFASHVRDGLIPNMFPDHATEGLYHTADATMWFFHAIDRYVQASRDRDTLERLLPVLRDIVQHHMRGTRFGIGVDPVDGLLRQGEAGYQLTWMDAKVDDWVVTPRRGKAVEINALWYNAQRLLEGWEREAGNTDAADRLGAAAERTRTSFNERFWFDEGGYLYDVVDGENGDDAALRPNQVFSISLPHAVLDESRWTQVLDVVSRELLTPVGLRSLAPGSPGYASRYWGDLRARDAAYHQGTVWGWLIGPYISAWRRVHPERAYETRALLRGLIQHLDDFGVGSIAEIFDAEEPYTGRGCVAQAWSVAEVLRCWRLGAEDDLAGGRSGAYPPA